A single region of the Strigops habroptila isolate Jane chromosome 3, bStrHab1.2.pri, whole genome shotgun sequence genome encodes:
- the LOC115605901 gene encoding histone H2B 5, with the protein MPEPAKSAPAPKKGSKKAVTKTQKKGDKKRRKSRKESYSIYVYKVLKQVHPDTGISSKAMGIMNSFVNDIFERIAGEASRLAHYNKRSTITSREIQTAVRLLLPGELAKHAVSEGTKAVTKYTSSK; encoded by the coding sequence ATGCCCGAGCCGGCGAAGTCTGCTCCAGCGCCCAAGAAGGGCTCCAAAAAGGCAGTGACCAAGACGCAGAAAAAGGGTGACAAAAAACGGCGTAAGAGCCGCAAGGAGAGCTATTCTATCTACGTGTACAAAGTGCTGAAACAGGTGCATCCTGACACGGGTATTTCGTCTAAAGCCATGGGTATCATGAATTCTTTCGTCAACGATATCTTTGAGCGTATCGCTGGCGAGGCCTCGCGCCTGGCACACTACAACAAGCGCTCCACTATCACTTCTCGGGAGATCCAAACGGCTGTGCGGCTCCTGTTGCCGGGTGAGCTGGCTAAGCACGCGGTTTCCGAGGGCACCAAGGCTGTCACCAAGTACACCAGTTCTAAGTAA
- the LOC115605895 gene encoding histone H2A-like, with the protein MSGRGKQGGKARAKAKSRSSRAGLQFPVGRVHRLLRKGNYAERVGAGAPVYLAAVLEYLTAEILELAGNAARDNKKTRIIPRHLQLAIRNDEELNKLLGKVTIAQGGVLPNIQAVLLPKKTDSHKAKTK; encoded by the coding sequence ATGTCCGGGCGTGGGAAGCAGGGCGGGAAGGCGCGCGCCAAAGCCAAGTCGCGCTCGTCGCGGGCCGGGCTGCAATTCCCCGTGGGCCGCGTCCACCGGCTGCTGCGCAAGGGCAACTACGCGGAGCGGGTGGGCGCCGGCGCCCCGGTGTACTTGGCGGCCGTGCTGGAGTACCTGACGGCCGAGATCCTGGAGCTGGCGGGCAACGCGGCTCGCGACAACAAGAAGACGCGCATCATCCCGCGGCACCTGCAGCTCGCCATCCGCAACGACGAGGAGCTCAACAAGCTGCTGGGCAAGGTGACGATCGCGCAGGGCGGCGTGCTGCCCAACATCCAGGCCGTGCTGCTGCCTAAGAAGACTGATAGTCATAAAgctaaaacaaaatga